One genomic region from Candidatus Binataceae bacterium encodes:
- a CDS encoding acyl-CoA dehydrogenase family protein produces the protein MDFKFSADDEAFRAELRTWLEANLPRRERSEDAEEPFAEGNESNWERRLKWHKQMHAGGWVGISWPKEYGGRGATLTQQLVYGEEMSRAHAPALVNQLGTMLVGPTLIQWGTEEQKKRHVPKILAAEEIWCQGYSEPNSGSDVASLQTRAVEDGDYFVINGQKVWTSDAHHADMCILLVRTAPDAPKHKGISYILVDMHSSGITVRPLTQITGERGFNEVFFEDVRVPRKNIVGEKNQGWQVAITTLMFERTGVGDPNMNTNQVLELARLAQAMPRGSGSAWDDTGVRQRIAQFAAEAAALKYTGYRQITRRLKGRPPGPEGSVMKLGSSELHLRMTKFAMELLGPYSQLEHKAPFALGRGVWSYRMLGARAYTIAGGTSEIQHNIIGERVLGLPKG, from the coding sequence ATGGATTTCAAGTTCAGCGCAGACGACGAGGCTTTCCGCGCGGAGCTCAGGACCTGGCTCGAGGCCAATCTGCCGCGGCGCGAGCGCAGCGAGGACGCCGAAGAGCCCTTCGCCGAAGGAAACGAGAGCAACTGGGAACGCCGGCTTAAGTGGCACAAGCAGATGCACGCCGGCGGCTGGGTCGGCATCAGCTGGCCGAAGGAATACGGCGGCCGCGGCGCCACGCTTACCCAGCAGCTGGTTTATGGCGAAGAGATGAGCCGCGCGCACGCGCCGGCGCTGGTCAACCAGCTCGGCACGATGCTGGTCGGCCCGACGCTCATCCAGTGGGGCACCGAGGAGCAAAAAAAACGCCACGTGCCGAAGATCCTCGCGGCCGAAGAGATCTGGTGCCAGGGATACTCCGAACCCAACTCCGGCTCGGACGTCGCCTCGCTGCAGACCCGCGCGGTCGAGGACGGCGACTACTTCGTCATCAACGGGCAGAAGGTCTGGACCTCCGACGCGCATCACGCCGACATGTGTATCCTGCTCGTGCGCACCGCTCCCGACGCGCCCAAGCACAAAGGCATCAGCTACATCCTGGTGGACATGCACAGCTCCGGTATCACGGTACGCCCGCTGACCCAGATCACGGGCGAGCGCGGCTTTAACGAGGTCTTCTTCGAGGACGTGCGCGTCCCACGCAAGAATATCGTCGGCGAGAAGAACCAGGGATGGCAGGTCGCGATCACGACGCTGATGTTCGAGCGCACCGGCGTCGGCGACCCCAACATGAACACCAACCAGGTGCTGGAGCTGGCGCGCCTCGCGCAGGCAATGCCCCGCGGCAGCGGCAGCGCATGGGACGACACGGGCGTGCGCCAGCGGATCGCGCAATTCGCGGCCGAAGCGGCGGCGCTCAAGTACACCGGCTATCGCCAGATCACGCGCCGGCTCAAGGGACGCCCGCCGGGACCCGAGGGTTCAGTGATGAAACTCGGCTCGAGCGAACTTCATCTGCGGATGACCAAGTTCGCGATGGAGCTGCTCGGACCCTACAGCCAGCTCGAGCACAAGGCGCCTTTCGCGCTCGGGCGCGGCGTCTGGAGCTACCGGATGCTCGGCGCTCGCGCCTACACGATCGCCGGCGGGACCAGCGAGATCCAGCACAACATCATCGGCGAGCGCGTGCTCGGCCTGCCCAAGGGCTGA
- a CDS encoding CoA transferase, with the protein MAKLPLEGVRIADFTWVWAGPYCTLQLAHLGADVIRIETRTRPCVTRLLPPWPEGKPGINRSGYFNQYNQGKRSLTLNYAKPGALEIAHRLVEKSDVVTNNFASGVMDKMGLGYEELRKIKPDLIMISLSGYGDTGPFHEYVAYGPAQVPLSGLSALTGYKGWPPMHAGFSYADPNAGVHGAFAILAALYHRKKAGEGQYIDMSQWECAMGLLPEGIMDYTMNGIEPARDGNRDRCLAPHGVFPSSDRFENTGVMIDMWVSIVAADDAEFARLAEAIGKPAMASDPRFATAAARKRNEDELEAEIAAWTSQRTAADAERILQAAGVAASICAPNKFVSEDTHLKERGYWVYLDHPEVGRRQHCGMPWRMSRTGTPVRAPAPLIGQHTDEVLTQVLGLSEDEVARLRAAGALE; encoded by the coding sequence ATGGCCAAGCTACCGCTTGAGGGCGTGAGAATAGCCGACTTCACCTGGGTCTGGGCCGGGCCGTATTGCACCCTTCAGCTGGCCCATCTTGGCGCCGACGTTATCCGGATCGAGACGCGGACGCGGCCGTGCGTGACGCGGCTTTTGCCGCCGTGGCCGGAGGGCAAACCGGGCATCAACCGCTCCGGGTATTTCAACCAATACAATCAGGGCAAGCGTTCGCTGACGCTCAACTACGCCAAGCCGGGCGCGCTCGAAATCGCGCATCGGCTGGTCGAAAAGAGCGACGTCGTCACGAACAATTTCGCGTCGGGCGTGATGGACAAGATGGGCCTGGGCTACGAGGAGCTGCGCAAAATCAAGCCCGACCTGATCATGATCTCGCTCTCCGGCTACGGCGACACCGGGCCGTTTCACGAATACGTCGCGTACGGGCCGGCCCAGGTGCCGCTTTCGGGGCTTTCCGCGCTGACCGGATACAAGGGATGGCCGCCGATGCATGCCGGGTTCAGCTACGCCGATCCCAACGCCGGCGTGCACGGCGCGTTCGCGATCCTCGCCGCTCTGTACCATCGCAAAAAAGCCGGCGAGGGCCAGTACATCGACATGAGCCAGTGGGAATGCGCGATGGGGCTGCTGCCCGAGGGCATCATGGACTACACGATGAACGGGATCGAACCGGCGCGCGACGGAAATCGCGACCGCTGCCTCGCGCCGCACGGCGTCTTCCCCTCCAGCGATCGCTTCGAGAACACCGGCGTGATGATCGACATGTGGGTGTCGATCGTGGCCGCCGACGACGCGGAGTTCGCCCGCCTGGCGGAAGCCATCGGCAAGCCCGCGATGGCGTCCGATCCGCGCTTCGCCACCGCCGCGGCACGCAAGCGCAACGAGGACGAACTCGAGGCCGAGATTGCCGCCTGGACCTCGCAGCGCACCGCCGCCGACGCGGAGCGGATCCTGCAAGCGGCGGGCGTCGCAGCCTCGATATGCGCGCCCAACAAATTCGTCTCCGAGGACACGCATCTCAAAGAACGCGGCTACTGGGTCTACCTCGACCATCCGGAAGTCGGCCGCCGGCAGCATTGCGGAATGCCGTGGCGGATGAGCCGCACCGGCACTCCGGTGCGCGCCCCGGCGCCGCTTATCGGACAGCATACCGACGAGGTCCTCACGCAAGTGCTAGGCTTGAGCGAAGATGAGGTCGCGCGGCTGCGGGCGGCCGGCGCGCTGGAATAG
- a CDS encoding YciI family protein has protein sequence MLFVIIGHDGPNGAALRPAVRPRHLAYVGPLAESGKMLIGGPFTDGTGSLMIVDMESEAAVGEFARNDPYAREGVFERVEIKPFRKVLPE, from the coding sequence ATGCTGTTCGTAATCATCGGCCACGACGGGCCCAACGGCGCGGCGCTCAGACCTGCCGTTCGCCCGCGTCATCTCGCGTACGTCGGACCGCTCGCCGAAAGCGGCAAAATGCTGATCGGCGGCCCGTTCACCGACGGCACCGGCAGCCTGATGATCGTCGATATGGAGAGCGAGGCGGCGGTGGGCGAGTTCGCGCGCAACGATCCCTATGCTCGCGAAGGCGTATTCGAGCGGGTCGAGATCAAGCCGTTCCGCAAGGTGTTGCCCGAATAA
- a CDS encoding CoA transferase: MAGALSGLRIVELGEMVAAPYAAKLMADMGAEVIKIEPPGGGDRSRLRGPFPGGAAHPEKSGLYLYLNTNKLGITLDVSRPEGFALLERLAADADVLIHNLVPSDMDRIGLAFERLRARNPRLVMSSITPWGLSGPKRDWRAEDLTLWSASGLCYINGGGHEHPEMPPLKPFGQQAGFQGGVHAAVATMGAVFAQMRDGEGQHIDVSIYESLASQMELFFEFWPYMNMVASRLGQKPIQPLEVMECRDGYIFVCCVEEHQWRNFVELMGNPEWAGEEIFADRLKRGVNWDALKVFLEDWLKDQSALDLYKKAQARRIPFAPVSTMGDLLSSNHLKQRGFFVEIAHPVAGTHKYPGAPLKYGRTPWEIRRPAPTLGQHNEEIFGTRLGLTSARLEELRRAGMI, translated from the coding sequence ATGGCCGGAGCGCTTTCAGGACTTAGAATCGTCGAACTGGGCGAGATGGTCGCCGCGCCCTACGCGGCCAAGCTGATGGCCGACATGGGCGCCGAGGTGATCAAGATCGAACCGCCGGGTGGCGGCGATCGCTCGCGTTTGCGCGGCCCGTTTCCCGGCGGCGCGGCGCATCCGGAAAAAAGCGGTCTCTATCTCTACCTCAATACGAACAAGCTCGGCATCACGCTCGACGTTTCGCGGCCCGAGGGCTTCGCGCTGCTCGAGCGCCTGGCCGCGGACGCCGACGTTCTGATTCACAACCTCGTCCCGTCCGATATGGACCGTATCGGGCTCGCCTTCGAGCGCCTGCGCGCCCGCAATCCGCGCCTGGTGATGAGCTCGATCACGCCGTGGGGGCTTTCCGGTCCCAAGCGCGATTGGCGCGCCGAGGATCTGACGCTCTGGAGCGCAAGCGGGCTTTGCTACATCAACGGCGGCGGCCACGAGCATCCCGAAATGCCGCCGCTTAAGCCCTTCGGCCAGCAGGCCGGCTTCCAGGGCGGCGTACACGCGGCGGTGGCGACGATGGGCGCGGTGTTCGCCCAGATGCGCGACGGCGAAGGCCAGCACATCGACGTCTCAATCTACGAATCGCTCGCCTCGCAGATGGAGCTGTTCTTCGAGTTCTGGCCCTATATGAACATGGTCGCGTCGCGGCTCGGGCAGAAGCCGATCCAGCCGCTCGAAGTGATGGAATGCCGCGACGGCTATATCTTCGTCTGCTGCGTCGAGGAGCATCAGTGGCGCAACTTCGTCGAGCTGATGGGCAATCCGGAATGGGCGGGGGAGGAGATTTTCGCCGACCGGCTGAAGCGCGGCGTCAACTGGGACGCGCTCAAGGTTTTTCTCGAAGACTGGCTCAAGGACCAGAGCGCGCTCGACCTTTACAAGAAGGCGCAGGCGCGGCGGATCCCGTTTGCGCCGGTCTCGACGATGGGCGACCTTCTGAGTTCGAATCACCTGAAGCAGCGCGGCTTCTTCGTCGAGATTGCGCATCCGGTGGCGGGCACGCACAAGTATCCCGGCGCGCCGCTCAAGTACGGCCGCACGCCATGGGAGATCCGCCGCCCGGCGCCGACGCTCGGGCAGCATAACGAGGAGATTTTCGGCACGCGCCTGGGTTTGACGTCCGCGCGTCTGGAAGAGCTCCGCCGCGCCGGCATGATTTGA
- a CDS encoding energy-coupling factor transporter transmembrane component T has protein sequence MAEGAGLMPIFLYIERPTFIHRLHPTVKVFALFVMFWSVYWVDHPLALLPLGLLMLALAEFTGAWPNFYRLRWLFILVILTTTLAWMVFYRRGPALIDLPLIHLSRASLVFGLGRGLKLAELLATSVLFLSTTKVEEFTAGLARLGVPYRLGFAITLAFRLVPLFIDSALTVVQAQNLRGYDFNRGGPLQRVKRYVPVVIPVFMGALRKANSMAMALEARGFGMSRRPTSFVEYPVEASDVAATVALFALGAAYFMIYYTGHGAISPK, from the coding sequence ATGGCTGAGGGCGCAGGGCTGATGCCGATTTTTCTCTACATCGAGCGCCCGACCTTCATCCATCGGCTCCATCCGACGGTCAAGGTCTTTGCGCTGTTCGTGATGTTCTGGTCGGTCTATTGGGTCGATCATCCGCTGGCTCTGCTGCCGCTCGGTCTCTTGATGCTCGCGCTCGCGGAATTCACCGGCGCATGGCCGAACTTCTACCGCCTGCGATGGCTCTTCATCCTGGTGATCCTGACTACCACGCTCGCCTGGATGGTCTTCTATCGCCGGGGTCCGGCGCTGATCGATCTTCCGCTTATCCATTTGAGCCGCGCCTCGCTGGTCTTCGGCCTCGGGCGCGGCCTCAAGCTCGCCGAGTTGCTGGCGACCTCGGTGCTGTTCCTCTCGACCACCAAGGTCGAGGAATTCACGGCCGGCCTCGCGCGCCTGGGTGTTCCGTATCGCCTCGGCTTCGCGATCACGCTCGCGTTCCGCCTGGTGCCGCTGTTTATCGATTCGGCGCTGACCGTGGTCCAGGCGCAGAACCTGCGCGGCTACGACTTCAACCGCGGCGGCCCGCTGCAGCGGGTCAAGCGCTACGTGCCGGTGGTGATCCCGGTCTTTATGGGAGCGCTGCGCAAGGCCAATTCGATGGCGATGGCGCTCGAGGCGCGCGGCTTCGGGATGAGCCGTCGGCCCACCAGCTTCGTCGAGTATCCGGTCGAGGCAAGCGACGTCGCGGCAACCGTGGCGCTGTTCGCGCTGGGCGCCGCCTACTTCATGATTTACTACACGGGCCATGGCGCGATTTCGCCGAAGTGA
- a CDS encoding SMP-30/gluconolactonase/LRE family protein, protein MRQFKTLLDNLAFGEGPRWHDNKLYYSDMHAHTVNAVDLQGHNTTIAEVAAWPSGLGWLPDGRMLVVSMTDRKLLRQEAGGLKMHADLTGLASHHCNDMVVDSRGRAYVGNFGYDIIANAPQKPAEMVMVEPDGAARVVARDLAFPNGTVITPDGKTLVVGESMGHRLTAFDVAADGSLSNRRVWADLGEGVPDGIALDAEGAIWVASPFTHELLRVKEGGHVAERIKREQMPIACMLGGPARRMLFLLTSESIDPEVLRAKRNSRIETTEVEVGGAGLP, encoded by the coding sequence ATGCGACAGTTCAAAACCCTGCTCGACAACCTGGCCTTCGGTGAAGGGCCGCGATGGCACGACAACAAGCTCTACTACTCCGACATGCACGCCCATACGGTGAATGCGGTCGATTTGCAGGGGCACAACACGACGATCGCCGAGGTCGCGGCGTGGCCGTCGGGCCTGGGATGGCTTCCGGACGGGCGGATGCTGGTGGTTTCGATGACCGACCGCAAGCTCTTGCGCCAGGAAGCCGGCGGGCTCAAGATGCACGCCGACTTGACCGGGCTTGCATCCCATCACTGCAACGACATGGTGGTCGACAGCCGCGGCCGCGCCTATGTCGGCAACTTCGGCTACGACATCATCGCCAACGCACCGCAGAAGCCGGCGGAAATGGTGATGGTCGAGCCCGACGGCGCGGCGCGCGTGGTCGCGCGCGATCTCGCGTTTCCCAACGGCACGGTGATCACGCCCGACGGCAAGACGCTGGTGGTGGGTGAGTCGATGGGCCATCGGCTGACCGCGTTCGACGTCGCCGCCGACGGTTCACTCAGCAATCGGCGCGTGTGGGCCGACCTGGGCGAGGGCGTGCCCGACGGAATCGCGCTCGACGCTGAAGGAGCGATCTGGGTGGCCTCGCCGTTCACGCACGAGCTTCTGCGCGTGAAAGAGGGCGGGCATGTCGCCGAGCGGATCAAGCGCGAGCAGATGCCGATCGCGTGCATGCTGGGCGGTCCCGCGCGCCGCATGCTCTTTTTGCTGACCTCCGAATCGATCGATCCTGAAGTGCTGCGCGCCAAGCGCAACTCGCGGATCGAAACGACCGAGGTCGAGGTCGGCGGCGCGGGCCTTCCGTAG
- a CDS encoding aminopeptidase P N-terminal domain-containing protein: MSAANQNGRAEILRDRRARFMAGIGAGAVAILPSAPVAIRSNDVEFIFRQDSDFYYLTGFAEPESVALFAPGHKDGEVVMFVRPRDRERETWTGRRAGIEGAMLEYGADKAYVIDELDRVLPRYLEGVERVYYPLGINERMNARVLELMRGAQAMRPRTGSGPVAMLDPRELIHEARLKKRPEELDAMRRAIAISGEAHKEAMRRARGGMMEWEVEALVDYTFRSRGAAGPSYPSIIASGPNAATLHYINNDRCMLGGDLLLIDAGCEVDFYASDVTRTFPVGARFNSAQRALYSVVLAAQLRGIDAVKPGARFDDVHEAALRVLVEGMIDLGLIKGPLDDALATAAYRRYYMHRTSHWLGMDVHDVGLYRVGGESRALEPSMVLTVEPGIYIAPDDESAPEAMRGVGIRIEDDVLVTADGHEVLTAAIPKTIDEVEALTAA; the protein is encoded by the coding sequence TTGAGTGCGGCGAATCAAAACGGCCGGGCGGAAATCTTAAGGGATCGGCGCGCGCGCTTCATGGCCGGAATTGGCGCCGGGGCGGTGGCGATTCTCCCGAGCGCGCCGGTCGCGATTCGCTCCAACGACGTCGAATTCATCTTCCGCCAGGACAGCGATTTCTACTACCTGACCGGATTCGCCGAGCCCGAGTCGGTGGCGTTGTTCGCGCCCGGTCACAAGGATGGCGAGGTCGTGATGTTCGTGCGGCCGCGCGACCGCGAGCGCGAAACCTGGACCGGACGGCGCGCCGGAATCGAGGGCGCGATGCTCGAGTACGGCGCCGACAAGGCCTACGTCATCGACGAGCTCGACCGCGTACTGCCGCGTTACCTCGAAGGCGTCGAGCGCGTGTACTACCCGCTCGGCATCAACGAGCGGATGAATGCGCGCGTGCTCGAGCTGATGCGGGGGGCGCAGGCAATGCGCCCGCGCACCGGCTCTGGACCGGTGGCGATGCTCGATCCGCGCGAGCTGATTCATGAGGCGCGCCTTAAGAAGCGGCCCGAGGAGCTCGACGCGATGCGTCGCGCGATCGCGATTTCAGGCGAGGCACACAAGGAGGCGATGCGCCGGGCGCGGGGCGGCATGATGGAATGGGAAGTCGAGGCGCTGGTCGACTACACGTTTCGCTCGCGCGGCGCGGCCGGGCCGAGCTACCCGTCGATCATCGCCTCGGGCCCCAACGCCGCTACGCTTCATTACATAAACAACGATCGTTGCATGCTCGGCGGCGACCTGCTGCTGATCGACGCAGGATGCGAGGTCGATTTTTACGCCTCCGACGTGACCCGCACCTTCCCGGTCGGCGCGCGCTTCAATTCCGCGCAGCGCGCGCTCTACTCGGTCGTGCTCGCCGCGCAGCTCCGCGGAATCGACGCGGTAAAGCCGGGCGCGCGCTTCGACGACGTGCATGAAGCGGCGCTCCGCGTGCTGGTCGAGGGCATGATCGACCTGGGGCTCATCAAGGGTCCGCTCGACGACGCGCTCGCGACGGCCGCCTACCGCCGCTACTATATGCATCGCACCAGCCACTGGCTCGGGATGGACGTGCATGACGTGGGCCTCTACCGCGTCGGCGGAGAGTCGCGCGCGCTGGAGCCCTCGATGGTGCTGACGGTCGAGCCGGGAATCTACATCGCGCCCGACGACGAGAGCGCACCCGAGGCGATGCGCGGCGTCGGTATCAGGATCGAAGACGACGTTCTGGTGACGGCGGACGGCCATGAAGTTCTTACCGCGGCGATTCCGAAAACGATCGACGAGGTCGAGGCCCTGACCGCGGCGTAG
- a CDS encoding acyl-CoA dehydrogenase family protein, with the protein MDFKLSAEDEAFRKELRSWLEANLPAGERRNRFSLEFMHSEAGDEWTRRVAWHKKMHAAGWVAVHWPKEYGGRGATLTQQMIYQEELERARGPMLVNAQGIGLVGPTLMLWGTEEQRRRYMSPMLAAEEIWCQGYSEPGSGSDLASLQTRAVEDGDDFIVNGQKVWTSDAHHADMCFLLVRTDPDAPKHKGISYLLVDMHSPGITVRPLTQMTRDTGFNEVFFEDVRVPKRNVVGEKNNGWLVALTTLMYERRYRGLDNSIGELAELAKTVRRNGRAAWEDEDVRQQVAKFACDVSALRLLNLRQLTRQLKGLPPGPESSIVKVVTTEVNLAINTFATELLGAYGQIELDAPFAIAEGRWLYRLLASRGLTIAAGSSEIQRNIIGERVLGLPKGS; encoded by the coding sequence ATGGATTTCAAGCTCAGCGCGGAGGACGAAGCGTTTCGTAAGGAGCTGCGCTCGTGGCTCGAGGCGAATCTGCCCGCCGGCGAACGGCGCAACCGATTCTCGCTCGAATTCATGCACAGCGAGGCCGGCGACGAATGGACGCGGCGCGTCGCCTGGCACAAGAAGATGCACGCGGCCGGATGGGTCGCGGTGCACTGGCCGAAAGAGTATGGCGGACGCGGCGCGACGCTCACCCAGCAGATGATCTACCAGGAGGAGCTCGAGCGGGCACGCGGACCGATGCTGGTCAACGCCCAGGGAATCGGCCTCGTCGGACCGACCCTGATGCTCTGGGGCACCGAGGAGCAGCGCCGCCGCTACATGTCGCCGATGCTCGCGGCGGAAGAAATCTGGTGCCAGGGATACTCGGAGCCCGGCTCGGGCTCCGACCTCGCCTCGTTGCAGACCCGCGCCGTCGAGGACGGCGACGACTTCATCGTCAACGGGCAGAAGGTCTGGACCTCCGACGCGCACCACGCCGATATGTGTTTTCTGCTCGTGCGCACGGACCCCGACGCGCCCAAGCACAAGGGCATCAGCTACCTCCTCGTGGACATGCACAGCCCGGGCATCACCGTGCGTCCGCTGACCCAGATGACGCGCGACACCGGCTTCAACGAGGTCTTCTTCGAGGACGTGCGCGTGCCCAAGAGGAACGTGGTCGGCGAGAAGAACAACGGATGGCTGGTCGCGCTGACGACGCTGATGTACGAACGGCGCTATCGCGGCCTGGACAACAGCATCGGCGAGCTGGCGGAACTGGCAAAAACGGTGAGGCGCAATGGCCGCGCCGCATGGGAGGACGAGGACGTCCGCCAGCAGGTCGCCAAATTCGCCTGCGATGTCAGCGCTCTCAGGCTGCTCAACCTGCGCCAGTTGACGCGCCAGTTGAAGGGCCTGCCGCCCGGGCCGGAGAGCTCGATCGTCAAGGTCGTGACGACCGAAGTAAACCTCGCGATAAACACCTTCGCGACCGAGCTGCTCGGCGCGTACGGCCAGATCGAACTCGACGCGCCGTTCGCGATCGCCGAGGGGCGATGGCTCTACCGGCTGCTCGCCTCGCGCGGGCTCACGATCGCGGCCGGCTCGAGCGAGATCCAGCGCAACATCATCGGCGAGCGCGTATTGGGATTGCCCAAGGGCAGCTAG
- a CDS encoding aldehyde dehydrogenase family protein, with protein MAVPAYPLFIDGQAVDTSDHYDLRYPFNGEVVGTVARAGEAEIDAAIASAARAYAETRRMGRGRRADILNAMSRGVAERRADFERAITLGTGKPIDYARAEVGRTVGVLALAAEEVKRFGENAEPIDFEAANAGAVGLVERFPIGPISAIAPFNFPLNLVTHKVAPAIATGNTIVVKPPPQCPGPALMLAELAAGAGLPKGALNVVSADPPVAERLATDERVKMVSFTGSAKVGWALKAIAGTRRVALELGGNGALIVDDGADLEYAATRTARGAFVNAGQVCLSVQRIFVHRNVYFAFLKHLIDATERLGVGDPMDERTVVGPLVSSAAADRVMEWIGEAKAAGAGILTGDRRVDNVIAPTLVELSEPKLHRLRVWCEEIFGPVATVEPINSFAEGIALTNDSPYGLQSGVFTPNLEHAFKAFREIEAGAVIVGDTGVFRVDTYPFGGVKGSGLGREGVRWAMESMTEPRMLVLSLRGRS; from the coding sequence ATGGCGGTTCCGGCATATCCGCTCTTTATCGACGGCCAGGCGGTCGATACTTCCGACCATTACGACCTGCGCTATCCCTTCAACGGCGAGGTCGTCGGCACGGTCGCCCGCGCCGGCGAGGCCGAGATCGACGCGGCGATTGCGAGCGCAGCGCGCGCCTATGCGGAAACGCGCCGGATGGGACGCGGGCGGCGCGCCGACATTCTGAACGCGATGAGCCGCGGCGTGGCCGAGCGTCGCGCAGACTTCGAACGCGCGATCACGCTCGGCACGGGCAAGCCGATCGACTACGCCCGTGCCGAGGTCGGCCGCACGGTGGGCGTGCTTGCGCTCGCCGCCGAAGAGGTCAAACGTTTCGGCGAGAACGCCGAGCCGATCGATTTCGAGGCCGCAAATGCCGGCGCGGTCGGACTGGTCGAGCGTTTCCCGATCGGCCCTATCTCCGCGATCGCGCCGTTCAACTTTCCGCTCAACCTCGTCACGCATAAGGTCGCCCCGGCGATCGCGACCGGCAACACGATCGTGGTCAAGCCGCCGCCGCAGTGTCCGGGGCCGGCCCTGATGCTGGCCGAATTGGCCGCCGGCGCAGGATTGCCCAAGGGCGCGCTCAACGTGGTTTCGGCCGACCCGCCGGTCGCCGAGCGCCTGGCCACCGACGAACGGGTCAAGATGGTCAGTTTCACCGGCAGCGCCAAGGTCGGATGGGCGCTCAAGGCGATTGCCGGGACCAGGCGCGTGGCGCTCGAGCTCGGCGGCAACGGCGCCCTGATCGTCGATGACGGCGCCGACCTGGAATACGCCGCGACGCGCACGGCGCGCGGCGCGTTCGTCAACGCCGGCCAGGTCTGCCTCTCGGTCCAGCGCATCTTCGTCCATCGCAACGTCTATTTCGCGTTCCTCAAGCACCTGATCGATGCGACCGAGCGGCTCGGCGTTGGCGATCCGATGGACGAGCGGACGGTGGTCGGCCCACTCGTCTCGAGCGCGGCGGCCGACCGCGTGATGGAATGGATCGGCGAGGCCAAGGCGGCCGGCGCCGGAATCCTGACCGGCGACCGGCGCGTCGACAACGTGATCGCGCCGACGCTGGTCGAGCTTTCCGAGCCGAAGCTCCATCGGCTGCGCGTCTGGTGCGAAGAGATCTTCGGACCGGTCGCGACGGTCGAGCCGATCAATTCATTCGCCGAGGGAATCGCGCTGACCAACGATTCGCCCTACGGCCTGCAGTCGGGCGTCTTCACGCCCAATCTCGAACACGCCTTCAAGGCGTTTCGCGAGATCGAGGCCGGCGCCGTGATCGTCGGCGACACCGGCGTCTTCCGCGTGGACACCTATCCGTTCGGCGGCGTGAAGGGCTCGGGGCTGGGCCGCGAGGGCGTGCGCTGGGCGATGGAGTCGATGACCGAGCCGCGGATGCTGGTGCTGAGCCTGCGCGGCCGCTCCTGA